A window of Apium graveolens cultivar Ventura chromosome 8, ASM990537v1, whole genome shotgun sequence contains these coding sequences:
- the LOC141676840 gene encoding putative aspartic proteinase GIP2: protein MASSTFINVFLICCLFFISSSSIAQSTTRSTTKGLILRVSKDPSTLQYTTEIKQRTPLVTVKLIVDLGGRYLWVNCDEGYTTSTYRAARCKSAQCSLAKSMDCMTVCYSHPAIATPACSNITCTLWPENTYVGITQMGTLGSDALSILSAAGGAPVSISQFLFVCGSTSLLGKLASGVTGSAGLGRTQVSMPTQLSSAFKLEKKFGM from the coding sequence ATGGCTTCTTCAACTTTTATTAACGTCTTTCTCATTTGTTGTCTCTTCTTCATATCATCCTCATCCATTGCCCAATCTACAACTCGTTCCACGACCAAAGGCCTCATTCTCCGGGTCTCGAAAGATCCATCAACTCTTCAATATACAACAGAAATCAAACAAAGAACACCTCTTGTTACTGTTAAACTAATAGTTGATCTTGGTGGTCGGTACCTGTGGGTCAACTGTGATGAAGGTTACACCACTTCAACCTACCGTGCAGCTCGTTGCAAATCAGCCCAATGCTCACTTGCCAAGTCTATGGATTGCATGACAGTGTGTTACTCCCATCCAGCTATAGCTACGCCAGCTTGCAGCAACATTACATGTACTCTGTGGCCCGAAAACACCTATGTTGGCATAACCCAAATGGGAACCTTAGGTTCTGATGCCCTCTCCATCCTATCTGCGGCCGGAGGGGCGCCTGTCAGCATTTCCCAGTTCCTCTTTGTTTGTGGTTCTACATCTCTATTAGGCAAACTTGCGAGTGGCGTCACTGGCAGCGCAGGTCTTGGAAGGACACAAGTATCAATGCCTACACAACTTTCTTCTGCATTTAAGTTGGAAAAGAAGTTTGGCATGTGA